The genome window atgatgatgacgatgatgataaaGATGATCAGGATAAGGACAAGAATAAAGATAAGGATAAGGACAAGGATAAAGATAAGAAGAATAAGAAAGATAAAAAGAAAGGTAAGGATGATGATGGCGACGAAGataaaaagccaaaaaaacaCAAACCTAACAAACATAAGAAAAAAGGTgataaagataaagatgatCCGGATAAGGACAAGAATAAAGATAAGGATAAGGACAAGGATAAagataagaaaaataaaaagaaaggaaaggatgatgatgacgacgAAGATGAAAAGCCAAAAAAACATAAGCCTAACAAACATAAGAAAAAAGGTGATAAAGATAAAGACGATGATAAAGATGATAACAAAGATGATGATAAAGATGATAAGAAGGATAAAGATAAGAAAAAGAAGAAAGGTGAGGATAAAGAAAAGGAAAAAAGCGACAAGTTGATGCAAGATGGAAAAGGTACAGTATTCACGTCTCACGACCTGTttctacttacagttaataataaaaagtaTACATTTTCAAGATTTATTTGCAGGCTGCTGGCAATTATTGATGGTTTTGGTTAGGTAGATCAAAttagttgcatcaaccacatttgacaggcacatcatcgtcacgcagcagacgtctatagaacttcccagacaataaaattttacaaatgctttaacggtgGCAGACGGTTTGATGATTGATAacggtgcaaccggccctaaggcCTAACCATAATAAAGACCATTAAATTTTGAGTTGATAGGTCTGATCATAACTTTCTACTACTAGGTGGTTTTTATTTTACCTCCTAGACCCTAATTTACGTTTCTTTATCTAATTTCGCATTTATTGTTTCAGAAATCATCAAAGATATTGgtaattacattataaagttttttttatatatattttacgcCATCTTTGTGTGGATGGCTATCGATTTTAGACAATTGCCTCCCaatattacttatattttaaaaatacatagCTGTAACTACGTAAATTTACTAATTTAGTTATTTAACTACATATGTCTTAGattattatacaataattactaattaggtatgtaaatgaaatatgttcatgtaaataaagattttcttTACTATAATTACTATGtacgtattgtattgtatacttAGATAGGTAGGTCAATATTAACAAATTTAATGTGGAAGGGTCAAATAGAgatataaacaatatttttcttttacagcAGATATTTTGGAGCAGATATTTTCGCGGTAAACGACGATTGCGAAGCCCAAACATCGAATTACTGTAAAATATACCATTttgataaaagttttttttaacacgaatatcttaaaaaaatatttttatttcttccccTAGTACCTTATCCGGTTGCACGTTGGGtatgtcaggccccgtagccgaatggcatttctgcgacgctaaacgccgcagaaatatgcaatctatctctatcgctcttgcgtattggcgcgacagagccagactgccagagataccattcggctacgggggcAGGTATGATGATTGGTTATAGGGGAGTGGGGGAGTGAAGGGGAAATTTATGGTGGTAAGTTCCTTCTCCTTGGGATATCCTAAAATCCTGAttactttcatttgatatgaaattatatgaaatgaaaatgaaatgaaaaaacaatatttcagaCGTAATTCCATAGAGTTGTtagtaaacttaaaaactatccCTACTCTATATTAGTCACAataataccaaaaataaattaaattaaattacaatataaattaaactctacaataataaatacctaccacataattatttgttaggagatttgttctctttgttatgcttacatattgagttttcaaatgttgtcaagctcgatttcttatgatctgatatcggattcatgaggaattgaggaaacacttcaaaccttaacggtatacatatattcatttgtgtttccatcaaataatcaaagcaAAAGTCTACAGTAAAAGCAGTTTTGaaatatacctacacatttccACATAATCatacattcgcaagtacctttcaccagaaccccaaaagcggcggttttttttttctcaaaaaaaatattatttattatgatgtTGAATTGTCGAATCGATCTTGACTATTCAAAATTTACACACTTAACGAGAACATAGTCTGTTTctagattatttatttttgatgactaattaagaaattattataataaactagTTAATACCTTTTATTCCTCAAATTATTTCTTGATAAGCCAAGCATGAGTGTAAGTAAATGGTAATAAATCTTTTACTTAAGCATGAGGTTGATAATGATATACCTAAGTATTATTTAACTATTAATTTTACTGATACATATTACTTATTCTCCACTACTACTAATTTTCCACCAGGCTTTTTATAACACTCAGATATTAGCACTGGAAACTAGCTAAAAGTTTGGAGTATGGTAAAATACTAGCTCCATTGATGAAATGGTCGTCCAAAATAAATAGTGATGTccagttattttaattttgatatgACAACCCTACGATAGTACCTagttaatgaaatgaaatgaaattaaattaaataaaatgaaatgaaataaaactgaaatgttttttttttgcttgaaatatggtacaaaagttattcagacaatattataaataggcaaCACATATTAATTTGTTCATCCGGTAAAACAATCATGACAGATAACGAATACAAATTATAGAAAACATAAttttactttatgtacatatttttttatgcaaAACTTTTCATGCTTGCCTTACAATTCTGTTATATAAATATGACTAATAAATGGACTTGCATTCAGACTTTCTATAGACGCTAACATGAGGCAACTATCGGTGTGGCTGCTCCTGACAGTTTTTATTGtggtaaatataatttaataacttcGATGACGTATTTTGCAGACTGTTTATTTATCGCAAGTTTGTTGTCCTAGTTCATTGTTTCAAAATGCCGTAGGTTCACCAAGTGCATGTTTTTACTAGCTAAGGTACCGCTTAAGATGgtccattgttttttttttcacgtttaATATACTTTTGCAGTTTTGTTTATAACATAAAGCTAATAAGCATTCATAATTTAAGCTCATTCGCACTTACAAAAGTTTATCTAACTTTGAAAGTGGAAAAGCAAGAGCCAGGCCCACTTGAACGTCAGTTTCTTACTTAAAATAAGTCTTCGTCTTGCCACTTAATAATTTTATCTTACTCACCTATGtatgaattataaaaaaaaatatttttgtattaataaGTTACTTTATTTACAGGTGTTAACTTACGTACCTGACAATGAAGGTTAGTAGTTCTTTTAAAAACTGTAATGAGAATGTTTTTAGTCAgtctatttttatttgttttggcaccttattttatttgatatatAGTTCAGATACATAGGTTAATTTATGAATTGACTTAGTTAGTTATTGTTACGAATTCATTTAGTCATAAGTTTTTGatcaaaatttgtatttttattgctGGTAATCCTGATATAGGAAATTCTTAACTAAATATGTATGTCATGTATATTAAATTCTAATTAATTAGGCAATTATACACCTTCTGCTTCAAAATTATTTTGGTGTAACCTcagtaaattttaatttacataCAAGCGATAcactataaaaaataattatataagtaggtaggtatgtaagaTCTAAAGAAATTGCCTATAAGCAAACAACTTTCGAAaatattctgtttttttttttatgttagatTTTGTGTCAGAATCAGAACTATTCACGTTTTTTGGAAATAAGTAGAAAATATATCGTATTTATTGACCATCATCACctgagtgcgttttcacattatccgatccgatatcggatgtaggaaggatttcaaaggcaataATCAAAGATGGCTTCttaaatgtatggaatatcggtcctacattcgatatcggatcgaataatgtgaaaacgtactataACGTGTGCAAAACTATGAAATTCTCATCAATAATAATGTTATGTAATTCCAGTAACAGCAGCACCATGCGATCACGACCACCATCATCGTCATCGCCGTCATCGGCCCAAacacgatgatgatgatgacgatgatgacgACGACGAAGACGAGAAGCCTAAAAAACACAAGCCTAAGAAACATAAGAAAAAAGGTGATaaagatgatgatgacgatgatgataaaGATGATCAGGATAAGGACAAGAATAAAGATAAGGATAAGGACAAGGATAAAGATAAGAAGAATAAGAAAGATAAAAAGAAAGgtaaggatgatgatgacgacgAAGATGAAAAGCCAAAAAAACACAAGCCTAACAAACATAAGAAAAAAGGTgataaagataaagatgatGATAAAGATGATCCGGATAAGGACAAGAATAAACATAAGGATAAGGACAAGGATAAAgacaagaaaaataaaaagaaaggaaaggatgatgatgacgacgAAGATGAAAAGCCAAAAAAACATAAGCCTAACAAACATAAGAAAAAAGGTGATAAAGATAAAGACGATGATAAAGATGATAACAAAGATGATGATAAAGATGATAAGAAGGATAAAGATAAGAAAAAGAAGAAAGGTGAGGataaaataaaggaaaaagACGACAAGTTGATGCAGGATGGAAAAGGTACAGTATTCACATTCACGACCTGTTTCTACTTAGGTACAGTTAATAAAAAAGTATACATTTTCAAGATTTATTTGCAGGCTGCTGGCAATTATTGATGGTTTTGGTTAGGTAGATCAAAttagttgcatcaaccacatttgacaggcacatcatcgtcacgcagcagacgtctatagaacttcccagacaataaaattttacaaatgctttaacggtggcagacggtttgatgcaaccggccctaaggcCTTAAACCTTAATAAAGACCATTAAATTTTGAGTTGATAGGTCTGATCATAACTTTCTACTACTAGATGGTTTTTATTTTACCTCCTAGACCCTAATTTACGTTTCTTTATCTAATTTCGCATTTATTGTTTCAGAAATCATCAAAGATATTGgtaattacattataaagttttttttatatatattttacgcCATCTTTGTGTGGATGGCTATCGATTTTAGACAATTGCCTCCCaatattacttatattttaaaaatacatagCTGTAACTACGTGAATTTACTAATTTAGTTATTTAACTACATATGTCTTAGattattatacaataattactaattaggtATGTAAATGAAATacgttcatgtaaataaagattttcttTACTATAATTACTATGtacgtattgtattgtatacttAGATAGGTAGGTCAATATTAACAAATTTAATGTGGAAGGGTCAAATAGAgatataaacaatatttttcttttacagcAGATATTTTGGAGCAGATATTTTCGCGGTAAACGACGATTGCGAAGCCCAAACTTTAATGTATGTGGGTAGATTTAGGTTTCTACAATAGAGGGTAGATTTCTCACATTGTTTGTCACAAACTAAACACTTATCAAAAAATGCACTGATGTCCAATTGTTCTCGTCGCCACTGAAGAGTTTCTGACGAGGGTCTAGGAATCCAGGATATGAGGAGATCACAAAAACACGTCCGTTCAGTATTACGTTTAATCCATCGACAAACAATGTGAGAAATCTACCCTCTATTGTAGAAACCTAAATCTACCCACATACATTACACAAACATCGAATTACTGTAAAATATACCATTttgataaaagtttttttaacacgaatatcttaaaaaaatatttttatttcttccccTAGTACCTTATCCGGTTGCACGTTGGGtatgtcaggccccgtagccgaatggcatttctgcgacgctaaacgccgcagaaatatgcaatctatctctatcgctcttgcgtattggcgcgacagagccagactgccagagataccattcggctacgggggcAGGTATGATGATTGGTTATAGGGGAGTGGGGAGTGAGTGAAGGGGAAAGTTATGGTGGTAAGTTCCTTCTCCTTGGGATATCCTAAAATCCTGAttactttcatttgatatgaaatgaaatgaaatgaaatgaaaaaacaatatttcagaCGTAATCCCATAGAGTTGTtagtaaacttaaaaactaggaTTACTCTATATTAGTCACAataataccaaaaataaattaaattaaattacaatataaattaaactctacaataataaattacattacatacttaaatttattttacattattttattgaattataTTAATTTGCTCATGGAGGTTGTTCCAGCGTCTCATGAGAGGGCTATCCATCCGGGAGACTATTAATATAATGCGTTCAGGAGACCGTTGGTACCACCCTGTAATCGATCGATACCACTGAGAAGCCGCTCTTTTACGCATGATAGCGTAAAAGTCGTCCGTATGGGCATCCGCGAACATCCCAGAAGCGCTGCAGTACCGAGGGAGGCCCATCAGTATCCTAACCTAAACGCATTATTATTTTGAACACGCAGGGTGGTTTATGCTCGCTGCGTAAAACTGGCCTACAGGCTGCAAGTATAGAAAGATTGACAATAAGATTTAAATAATGTGATCTTGACTTCATTACTACACTTTGCAAACCTGCGCACCAGCATGTTGCATCGAACAGCCAACGCCCTACGTTCCGTTCTACGTTccgatatataacacaatatagttctagaaactttgatttttaattttcacttttaccccccaataGTGGCCCCTATAGAGgtaattgaattttcttaatttaaattacatgcccgtctttgggtcacaggtttacatgtgtgccaaatttcaagttaatcggttcggtagtttcggagaaaattggctgtggcagacggacagacagacccACGAGTGATCctagggttccgtttttcctttttgaggtacggaaccctaaaaatatcatAAGATTGAGACACTAATCATTCTGGAGATCATATTTAAGACTGCGTTGAACATAGAAATTACGATTTAAGGCTACTCGTGCTTTCACGCTACATCTAATATAATTCGGATCCCACGGATCCGATAAATGGCCTATGCCAGAAAGAAGTTTCCTATGAAATGTCagtgtcgcagggaaatggcctaAACAGAGATTTGAACAAATCTTTAAGGACATGATTAAATCAGGCAGGATGATAAAATtacgaatccatttcatcatttttcCAGAAAGTTTCAGTTGATAAGTAAGACTTCAAGGGACGAGAAAAAAtatctcacttaaagaggtattccacttattcagggtctcagttagacaggtataataaaatgtttgtctcatttatagagggtatcactaatagaggccaaAATAGGGAATAtatcagttatagaggtgataaataaggtgttttgcttatagttattattagttgTATACTAAAAGAAAAGGTAGGTACATAAgccttgtttttagggttccgtagtcaactaggaacccttatagtttcgccatgtctgtctgtccgtccgtccgtccgtccgtccgtccgtccgtccgtccgtccgtccgcggataatctcagtaactgtaagcactagaaagctgaaatttggtaccaatatgtatatcaatcacgccaacaaagtgcaaaaataaaaaatgaaaaaaatgttttattagggtaccccccctacatgtaaagtgggggcggatattttttttcattccaaccccaacgtgtgatatattgttggataggtatttaaaaatgaagaagggtttactaagatcgttttttgataatatcaatattttctgaaataatcgcttctaaaggaaaaaaaagtgcgtcccccccccctctaacttttgaaccctatgttcaaaaaatatgaaaaaaatcacaatagtagatctttatgaaaactttctaggaaaattgttttgaacttgataggttcagtagtttttgagaaaaatactgaaaactacggaaccctacactgagcgtggcccgacacgctcttggccggttttttatgcaataaaattcTAACATCATTGTGTCTTAaaacttttatattttaataaaagttttttttttattttttatgttacttatcgagattttagttttaataatttttagtattaattaaaataaccaAGAAAACCGTTAAACTCACCTAAACACAAAGAATCAATCGCGTAGGTAATAGATAGGTTTaagaattataaaaaatatggaaattgattttcaataaagtccaagttacggaggtcatagattgactgtatctcagatacagaggtaacttcttataaaattcttaacaaacaattaaCTGAATATCcatttcaaatatagtctcagtaacagaggtaaGATACACTCTCTGTCTTactaatagagggaaatgtgacAATAAAATAGAAAAGGCTAATCTCAGTTATAAaggtctgttttgtctcactaacagaggtaaatcggtgcgaaagtATCGGGACCGCACCTTAGGTCCCagctaaagaggtttctcacttatccaggtcccacttaaccaggtttcactgtatttgACCAAAACCCTGATTCTGTcaagtgaaatcacaaaatcggccaataaaCGCGCCAcgctttgtcatttcactagatttgtttgaaaaacaaataatataattattttgcaTAGTTTTTCATGCATACCGTACAATTCTGCTGTATAAATAGGGCGACTGGAATGCAAGTATTCAGACTTTCGACACACGCTAACATGAGGCAACAGTCGGTGTGGCTGCTCCTGATAGTTTTTATTGTGGTAAATATCATAATAACTTCAATGACGTATTTTACTGTTTATTTATCGCCAGTTTGTTCTAGTTAATTGTTTCAAAATGTCGTAGGTTCAACCAGCGGTGATTTTCTAGCTAAGATGTCGGCGTCTAAGATGgtccattgttttttttttcacgttttaATATCATCTTGCTGTTTTTGTTTATGGTGCTAATAAATATTGACACATAATTTAAGCTCATTCACATTTACGAAAAGTATGAATGAGAATTTTAAAACGTGGGCGTCACCGCGTCAGTAGTGTTAGTACCTTATTGAAAGACTTCCCATTGCCTTTTAACAATAGTTTTATCTTACTCACCGTTGTATGAACTATTATTAAAATTGgtttttgtattatatgttACTTTCTTTACAGATATTAACTTACGTAGCTGACAATGAAGGTTAGTAGTTCataaatgttttaaattataGGAGCATAGATGAATTTGCTCTGAGTATATGAGCATGTTCATCACTTTCATCagtcttttttatttatttaggcacTTAGTACATGTATAAACAACTTTGAACCATGGTTTTCAATAAACGATTTTCTTACCCTGTTACTAGAAGTTAACTTAGTTAACATATAGAATATTTAGATGGAAATCAACGACACGTTCTATAAACGCGCGTTGAATTCGTTTGTTCTATGGTTTGATTAGTTATTacttacttttgaataaacTAGAGGTAGTTAACACTACCACACATGAGTAAAACTAAGACCTTTGACATCTATTTATACTGTATCTGTTTATACCTATTCCATTTAAAAAGATGATAACAAAATTGTATATCGGtctacagatggtgtttttttacgctctagtgtgagaagtggttcattataatttcggattgccatctgtactgaaaaacgtcgtacgatacacgtacgaaaagaaaattcgtaactcgttttgaacttccttttttacgcacttgtatcgtaatgtattccTAATTTACATCAACGATCTTCCCAAAGTAATAAACCATAGCAGTATCCTATTCGCAGATGACATTTCCATAGTTTTTCCACACTCTGCACATGAAAAAAATTTAGAGACGCTTTTGGGCGACACCCTCAGTAAAGTCGTTGATTGGTTAAATTTCCATAACCTTGAATTAAACATaggaaaaacaaaaattatGCAATTTAAGCCGCACCAAAAACGTAGCATAACCATCAACTATGAATACAATAATCAAATCCTGTACTTTGTAAATTCCTCTTATCTGCTGGGCCTTGAAATAGACACAAACGTAAACTGGAAACTTCATATCCAAAAGATTACATCTAAACTGTCCTCTTTTACATACGCTCTGAGAGAAGTAAAAAAACATGCAgattttaaaactgctttatCTGCATACTACTACTACTCCTGGCTCCGATACGGCATAGTTTTGTGGGGCAACAGCACAAAAATTCACGATCTATTTATCTTACAAAAGAGATGCATAAAAATCCTaaccaatttaaaacaaacagaTAGCTGCAGACCCCATTTTTTCAAACTTAACATACTTACTAACACTGACCTCTCTATACATACTCGAAATATGTAAATTTAaaaggaaaaataataatttgtttcCAGTACCAAAAGATCCGAGTATCTCACATCTACGCCCTAGAAATAATTATTCCCGTCccattttcaaatttaaacATCCATAGCTCCAGTCCATATATTATGTGCATTAAGATCTACAATAAACTTCccatagaaataaaaaatgaaaaattagaCAAAGTATTCACCAAAAAACtaactaaatatttattagaaaacaCCTTTTATAATACGCAAGAGTTTTTTGAAAGTTAAActacattaaatttaaaagagATCTCATAAATATTACTGTAATTTAtatagttattataaataaagatctATCTAGTAATAAGACTAATAAGTTTACTAATTAGAATTTAGATAGTAAGCTAGCAATAAGGATAAGGATACAAATatgcagtgcccttacagggttcatagctgtCCACAAAATGAATACTGTAATAACTTtatgtacctatgaatttgcAATAAATTACTCGTACTGTACCTATTATTATTTCATTCCAGTAACAGCTGCACCATGCGGTGATTACAAATATCCTCATCATCATGAGAAAAAAGGCGATAAAGTTAAGGATAAGGATAAGGACAAGGATAAGgataagaaaaagaaaaagaaaaaagataAGAAAAAAGGTAAAGATGACGATAAAATATACGCAGGGAAAAGCTACAAGTTGATGAAAGATGGAAAATGTACAGTATTCGCGATCtagggatcgatttttgaatttggaacgcacgaattcgccgttcggaAGTCTGTAGAAAACGTCgcaatgctatttttgaaaaaggacggctagtatttttaaaactagtggcaatgaccactcgttttcgatttctgttagtagaatttaaatcgctagtagtggagatattattgaactaatttcacgaaatcgaatggccgagattcaaaatcGGCCTCCTGTTTCTACAGTTAataaaaaagtaggtacctatacttacctacattttcaAGATGATCAACTTGCAGGCTGCTGGCAATTATTGATATTTTAAGGCCTTAATAAAGACcgccaccctaaggcgtttAAGAAGTGAGGGACGGCATGGATAAATTCACACatatccagcaggcctccgtggctcagttggtGAGAGCGATGGCTCCGGCaaagtcgcaggttcgagttctGCCGGAGgagtgaatttttccatttttcctttaattacttaaatttaatGAGTTGGTGGTATCTGTAGCTGATGGGTCTGATTATAACAAGTTTCTAATACTTACTACCCGTGGGTTTTATTTTAGCACGTAGATTTAGTAGAGCCTCATTTAAGTTTTTTATCTAATTTCGCATCTATTGTTTCAGAAATCAAGAAAGATATTGGTAAGTAAATTgtaaagttttttctttattattttacacCTTCTTTGTGCGAATGGATACCAATTTTAGACAATTGCCTCCTAATATAATTTGTATTTCTCAATAAGATATCTAAATGCaataaactaaccacaaaataaaattttgaaaaaagcctCCGAGCTAGTGAACTGATCTCCATGAAACCTagactcccgactaattcagcattcaaacaaaaattaattcggttcatccgttcgggaacacagacagacacgtcaaacttacctacatatcgtttttgcgtcgggggttaaaaactaagcTATAACGTTATAAAGTATAATTTACTTCAACATAATACCTACGCAGCAGTATGTGTATATTCAATTGTATTCAAAGGTAGTTGAATTGAAGAATAGGTTCTTAGGTATACAATGTATACCTATGCAATAACGTAACTTAATAGCAAACATACGCATATGTTTTAATTAACTACAGGTACTTACTTAATAGTATATTTTTCCACATGTACCTAATTACACATATTCAATATTAACAAATGTGACGTGTGTGAGTGTGACAGGGTCAAATAGAGGTTTAAACTAGTATAATacctacattacaatacaagtgcgtaaaaaaagaagttcgaaacgaatggcgataaattaaaacacgagcaCGACCGAAGGAAGTTTCGAATttattttcgcacgtgtatcgtacgacgttttccagtacagatggccctctgaagtttcaacCTGACCTATAATAAACCACTTCTACTAGTGAGAGAAGTGGTTTATTTCTTGTGGTCGAAAATtcagtactgaaaaacgtcgtactgatacacgtgcgaaaagaaattcgtaactcgtatcgattCAAAACACTCTCTTCGGTCGTTCTTAatgtatcgccactcgtttcgggcTTCTTTTTTCCGCACTGGTATCGTTATGTACTATTTAATTCTTTTACAGAAGACATTATGAAGAAGATCTTTTCACGTTAAAGGATGATTGCGAAGCCCAGAAATCAAAGATACTGTaaaatgtacttatttatgtatacgaattattaaattttatcatACGAATATATGTTAAACATTCTGTTTTTTGTTTTTCCCCTCAAGTAAATCCCAATGCGTACAAATCTACCTATCGTCACtgctttgaaaaaatctcgtatctcacgctgctcctcaaagttaaaacgcagtaagtatatgcattccatacatacttactacaattttcttttcattgacagacgaagatacaagttttttttaaagtagtgacgctaTGTAACGTTTGATGATTAGTTAGAACAAAAGGGGTAATTAaactaattattaattaatgatgGTGAGTGCCTTTTGGGATATCCTAAAATCCTGATTAATACAAATGCAAACCGACAGCTACTTAAGAATGGCAATATAAAAATCTTGGAAACCGACCAAGTGCATATCAATCAAAATGATCAAACATCAAACCAAGCATAATGGAAGGTTCCGTGCCTTTATAGGATACAACTCTTAATtctcataataatattaaaaatcaaGACAAATCAAATGCATGGTTGTGGCATGGCTGTGCTATACAAAAAATGGTgcctaagtacctacctacttaatttgtaaaaaaacgATTTCGGgcatttctcgaaaggtacaagccttgtattacaagtgcgcgaactgtcaaatcgtatgggttgtcatggaaacacacttgtaatacaaggcttgtacctttcgagaaacgggcccctggtcatCCAGTTTCGTATGGTGTAGTGTGGCGTGTGGCCAATAAGTTTCTTATTACTCAAATATTTCCTACTTTTCTCACTTGAATCGTAAATAAC of Leguminivora glycinivorella isolate SPB_JAAS2020 chromosome 5, LegGlyc_1.1, whole genome shotgun sequence contains these proteins:
- the LOC125226263 gene encoding sarcoplasmic reticulum histidine-rich calcium-binding protein-like isoform X2; translated protein: MQLRRNIGSSTKIKKTIDANMRQLSVWLLLTVFIVVLTYVPDNEVTAAPSDHDHHHRHRRHRPKHDDDDDDDDDDEDEKPKKHKPKKHKKKGDKDKDDDDDDDKDDQDKDKNKDKDKDKDKDKKNKKDKKKGKDDDGDEDKKPKKHKPNKHKKKGDKDKDDPDKDKNKDKDKDKDKDKKNKKKGKDDDDDEDEKPKKHKPNKHKKKGDKDKDDDKDDNKDDDKDDKKDKDKKKKKGEDKEKEKSDKLMQDGKEIIKDIDILEQIFSR
- the LOC125226263 gene encoding putative uncharacterized protein DDB_G0292636 isoform X3; the encoded protein is MQLRRNIGSSTKIKKVLTYVPDNEVTAAPSDHDHHHRHRRHRPKHDDDDDDDDDDEDEKPKKHKPKKHKKKGDKDKDDDDDDDKDDQDKDKNKDKDKDKDKDKKNKKDKKKGKDDDGDEDKKPKKHKPNKHKKKGDKDKDDPDKDKNKDKDKDKDKDKKNKKKGKDDDDDEDEKPKKHKPNKHKKKGDKDKDDDKDDNKDDDKDDKKDKDKKKKKGEDKEKEKSDKLMQDGKEIIKDIADILEQIFSR
- the LOC125226263 gene encoding protein PIF-like isoform X1, with translation MQLRRNIGSSTKIKKTIDANMRQLSVWLLLTVFIVVLTYVPDNEVTAAPSDHDHHHRHRRHRPKHDDDDDDDDDDEDEKPKKHKPKKHKKKGDKDKDDDDDDDKDDQDKDKNKDKDKDKDKDKKNKKDKKKGKDDDGDEDKKPKKHKPNKHKKKGDKDKDDPDKDKNKDKDKDKDKDKKNKKKGKDDDDDEDEKPKKHKPNKHKKKGDKDKDDDKDDNKDDDKDDKKDKDKKKKKGEDKEKEKSDKLMQDGKEIIKDIADILEQIFSR
- the LOC125226264 gene encoding putative uncharacterized protein DDB_G0292636 isoform X1, with the protein product MRQLSVWLLLTVFIVVLTYVPDNEVTAAPCDHDHHHRHRRHRPKHDDDDDDDDDDEDEKPKKHKPKKHKKKGDKDDDDDDDKDDQDKDKNKDKDKDKDKDKKNKKDKKKGKDDDDDEDEKPKKHKPNKHKKKGDKDKDDDKDDPDKDKNKHKDKDKDKDKKNKKKGKDDDDDEDEKPKKHKPNKHKKKGDKDKDDDKDDNKDDDKDDKKDKDKKKKKGEDKIKEKDDKLMQDGKEIIKDIADILEQIFSR
- the LOC125226264 gene encoding protein PIF-like isoform X2; the encoded protein is MRQLSVWLLLTVFIVVLTYVPDNEVTAAPCDHDHHHRHRRHRPKHDDDDDDDDDDEDEKPKKHKPKKHKKKGDKDDDDDDDKDDQDKDKNKDKDKDKDKDKKNKKDKKKGKDDDDDEDEKPKKHKPNKHKKKGDKDKDDDKDDPDKDKNKHKDKDKDKDKKNKKKGKDDDDDEDEKPKKHKPNKHKKKGDKDKDDDKDDNKDDDKDDKKDKDKKKKKGEDKIKEKDDKLMQDGKEIIKDIDILEQIFSR
- the LOC125226269 gene encoding probable mediator of RNA polymerase II transcription subunit 19b; amino-acid sequence: MQVFRLSTHANMRQQSVWLLLIVFIVILTYVADNEVTAAPCGDYKYPHHHEKKGDKVKDKDKDKDKDKKKKKKKDKKKEIKKDIEDIMKKIFSR